The genomic window TCGCCTGGAGGAAGTGGCCGTAGACGTGGATCCGCGGCTTTTGGTCGACGGAGAGACGAGGCCGGCGTTCCTCCCGGCTTCGCTCCAGCAGCCGGTTACGCAGGCCGCGGGCGACCCAGTAGCGGGTGGCGCGGCGGAGCAGGCCTCGCTTGCGCCGCAGCCACCGTTCCAACGCCCGTCGCAGGTGCGTTTCCCATGGCGGCTCCTGGGTCCACCAGCCGCGTGAGGGGAAGAGCGGGCCGAAGCCGAGGGCCGAGCGCCCCACACTCTCGAACCAGGTAGCCAAATCCTGGACAAAGAAGCCCGATTCACACCGGAAGGTTTCCCGAAGGCCCGGGAGGGCATCGAAGGTGCGGCCGAGGAAGATGGGAAGCCAGGGGTAGGCCTTGTCGGGGAGCAGGAGGAAGTCTCGAAGCGCTTCCTCGAGGTCTCTTCCCTGCAGGCCGGCTTGAACGGCCGCTTGGAAAGCGGGCTGCTGCCGCAGCCAGTCGAGGAGGAAATCGGGGATTGCGGAACCCTCCGAAAGTCCGAGCCGGGACTCCGGCCGATCCTCTCCCTCGGGGGCTTGATCTCGCAACGAGGAGAGATGGTCCCGGATCGGCGCCAAGGCGGCGGACGGGACCTTTCCCGACGAAGCACGACTCTCCCACGCTCTTTCCAACTCCGGCAGATGCCTTTCCCATGGCGGCTCCTGGGTCCACCAGCCGCGTGAGGGGAAGAGCGGGCCGAAGCCGAGGGCCGAGCGCCCGACGCCCTCGAACCAGGCGGCCACATCCTGGACGAAGGAGCCCGATCCGCACCGGAAGGTTTCCCGGAGGCTCGGGAGAGCCTCGAGGGTGCGGCCGAGGAAGATGGGAAGCCAGGGATAGGTCTTGTCAGGAAGGAGGAGGAAGTCTCGAAGCGTCTGCTCGATCTCGCCCGCCCGCCCTGCGTCTCGAGTGATCGGCCCGAAGACCGGCTGCTGCCGCAGCCAGTCGAGGAGGAAATCGGGGATTGCGGAACCCTCCGAAAGTCCGAGCCGGGCGGGGACCCGGCTCCATCGCTCGACCCCTTCAGACCGCAAGGCGAGAAGGTAGCCCTCGATCAGCGCGGATAGGTCGGGAGGGAGGGGCTGGTCGCGGGAGCGGGTGTCCCATTTGGAAAGGATCTCCGGCTTCTTCCAGTCGAAGCCGCTGAAGTGGAAGAAGCGGACCGGCCGGCCATCGGCGCATTGGGGAACCCCCCCTTTTTTCCAGGAGAGCCCGCGATTGGGCAGATTCCAATAGGCGAGGTTGTAGCCGGGATGGCGCAAGATCAGAGTTTTGGGGACGAAACAGGGGACGAAGTTGAGCCACGACTGGTCGTAGCAGGTCCTTTCAAGGCAATCGTAGGTGAGCCTCCGCTCCCACCAGTCCAGGAAGGAGCGGGTTTCGGGCGTCTCCCGCATGGCGAGGAAGCCCCCGTTGTAGCTGCCCGCGCGACGGATAGCCTCCTCCGTTGGCTCAAGGTCGTCCTGGGGAAGCGGCTCGAGCAGATGCGGGGTGAGCAGGAGGGGATGCTGAGAAAGGGCCTCCTGGGCTTCCCGAAGCTCCGAGAGGACCCAGATATCGGCGTCGAGGTAGAAAACCCCATCGAAGCCCTCGGCGAAGAGTCGGCGGAACCCAAACGGCTTGATCGAATTGGTCGCTTCCATAAGGGAGTATCGCACGAAACGGCTGGAGAGATCGGGTATGGCGAGCTCTTCGATCGACCGTTGGCAGGCCAGCCCGTCTGGGAATCCGGCCAGCCCGTCTGCGCAATCGATGAGGAAGAGGTGGCGTTCCCACCCCGGGTTGTGGCGGGCCAAGCCGGCAAAAAGCACCCGCGCATGGGCGATCCGATCCGGAGTGGCCAGGGAGAATACGGCGATCCTCTTCAACTTTTTCCCGTTTGGGATGCTCCTCTCTCACCGGAGCAGAGGTAGACTATCTGATCGGGTCCACTGGCCAAGGTCAAGCGGCTACTTTGCCCTGGATTAGGCTGCGAGCAGGAGCGTCATGGCGTTGCCGTCCCAGCCTTCGGCATCGCCGAGCACGGTAAAGCCAGCAATCTGACAGAGCATCCGCAACGCCGAAGGCCTCGGAAGCCACCACCAAGGGCCGAAATCGTTCATCCTCCACGTCGGATTCTCCCGAGTCAATCCTACCGCACCATCCGCGACGAGGCGTCTCCAATGGCCGGAAACGGCCTCCTGCTCCGAACCGGCCAATGCGGGAATGAAAAGGCAGGCCGCATCCGGAACACGGAATGAACCCTCGGCAAGAGCATACTCTCCGCGGGCGACCAACGAGTGGAGCACGAGGTGCTCTTGGGTGATCCTGTGGAGGGCGCGCAAAAGCCGCAGCGGCTCGGGGATATGATAAAGCACTCCGGAGCAGTGGACCACTTCGAAGAGAGGGGGATTCGGCCCTTCGGCGAGCCGAATGACCTCGGAGCTCAGGCAGGCAACCGGGGGCAGGTTGAGCTGGATCCTCCGCTCCTCGAAAGCGGCCCACCGCGGCTCCTCCGCGGGTGCCACATCGATCATCGTCAGAGCGCGCGCTCCGAGGCGGTGGGCAACGGAGACTCTCTCGTTCACCGTGCCCCAGAGCCCGCCCACGTCGGCAAAGGAGCGGCCAGAGACCACGCGGGCAAGGAAGGCGTCGCGCGGATCGCTTTCTGGCAAAGGCTCAGGCCTCATGGACGCTCGGTTTTCTTCGCGCATCTGCTGGGGAGCTCTTGCTCGCGGAGCACCGCCCGTGAATCGGGCGAATCCTAAATCGAACGGCCGCGCTGGAAAAGCAGGGAATCGAGCGGATCGCAAAAGGGGGATGCCGAACACGGTTCGGCTGGGGGAGCCGAACGGGCTTCCTATCCTCGGAACAAGGCCTTGCGGATGCTCCGCAGCTTCCACTCCCATCGCCGGAGGCGAAGCCCCAGGTGCCAGATCCGGGAGCGTTGGATCCGGGCAAGCTCGTCGCGCGCCTCTCGAAGTTCCTCCTTCTTCTGGTGGAGCTCCACCTCTTTCTGGTGGACCTCCGCCTCCTTCTGGTCAAGGAGCGTCTGAACCCGGTCCCGCTCGCGGCGGGCCGTCTCTCCTTCGCGCCGGAGGACGTCGGTTTGTCGAAAGTTTCCTTGCAGGAGCAACAAGCTTTCGGCAAGCCTCGGGGTGAGATGGGCGATGTAGGGGCTGGTAGCTGCGAGCCAGCTTGCAAAGTGGCTTGACGTGCTAAACATGCCCTCTGCGCTCCTCCGGTACCAGAAGAGGGGTTCCGGGACCACCTCGAGTTGGAGCCCCGCGAGGGCCGCTTTCGCAAAGAACTCCCAGTCCTCAAAAGCGACTCCGTGCTCCTCTCTAAAGCCGCCGATCGCCTCGAAGGCATCCCGCCGGACAAAAGCGTTGGCATCACCGAAGACGTTAAAAACGACACCCAGGGAGAGAGAAGGACCCAAGGGGGCGAAAATATAGTGGTTCCTCCCTTCGCCGCCGAATCGCTCCTTCCCCTCAAAGTCCCGCTGGGTGGCGGTCAGGATCGCCGCGCCCGTGTGCCGCGCGACCCGGACGAAGGTGGAGATTTCGTGGGGCTCGGCCAAGTTGTCGTCGTCCATGAAGAGGAGGAACTCGCCCTTGGCCTCCCGCGCGGCCCGGTTCCGGGCTGCTCCTAGATAGAGATTGGGCTGACGGATGATCCGCCAGTCGCGCTTCGCGAACTCGGGTTCGATCTGAGCGAGGAAGGCTGCGGCTTCCTGGGTGGCGCTGCCGTCGTCGACCAGGACGACCTCGAAGTTCGGGTAGTCCTGGGCCCGGAGCGAGTCGAGCGCCTGGGAGAGAAGGGCGGGGCGATCGTGGTGGACGAGACAGACGGTGACGCGCGGGAGATCGGCCCTTTCGGGATTCTGATCCGAACCGTCCCGCGAGGAAAGCCCTTCCAGCCAGCGGGCCCACTCGTCCCGAACCGCGAACGGATCGACCGGGGGTTGCGGGACCGAAATCCCCCGGAGCCATGCGTCCCGGATCCTGGCGGCCAGCGCGTTGGGGTTGGCGGCAACGAGCCGCTCCCGCTCCGCTTCGGGCAGATCCTCCGCGATTCCTCGCGCTCCAAAATAGAGGAAGGGAATACCCAAGAAGGCGCACTCCCAGGCGGAAAAGGGGACGCCCTGTGCCGTCGAGCTGACTATGGCGAGGCGCTTGCCCTTCCCAAGGTAGCCGAGCGCCTCCGTGCGCTCCATGCGGTCTAACCATTCCCAGGCGAAGGGCCAGCGAGCCGCCCTCCGGGCGAGATAGTCTCTGCCTGGTTCGCTCTCGATTCTGCCAGAGGGGCCCAGGAAGACGATCCGGAGGTTCCCGTGGGGCGATGGCTCCAGTCGCTCAAGGGCGTCGCAAAGGAGCCGAAGCCTCTTGCGGGATTCGAGTGGGCCGAAGAGGACGATCTCCTCCGGGGTGAGGGTTTCCCGGTCTTGGCGCCGCAGAGCCACCAGAGACGCCGGGAAAGGAGGGGGGAGGACGTGGCAGGCTTCGGGGAAGCTCCAGCCATCGGCTTGGAGCGCCCGGAGCAGGGCGCCGCTCGTAGCGACGACGCCATCGGCGAGCCGGGCGCTCTCCCTCTCCAGGAAATCGGCGATGAGGATCTCGTAGTCTTCCACAAGCTCGGCATTGTCGAGGGTGCGGCGCAGGGTCGGGCTGTGGATCGCGACCCCCAGCGGAAGCTGCTCGAAGGCCAAGCCCTGGTGCTTGGCCAGGAGAGCGTAATAGCCCAACCCGCCCCGGTCGCAAAAGAGTACCCGGTCGAATTCGGTCGCATGCTCCCGGAGCCATCGGTAGGTCTTGTAGGCCCTAGACGAGGAGCGCGGCCATGCGAAACAGCGCTCGGAGGGTTCCGGCAACGGAGTCACGCGCACTCCTCGACGGGAGTAAAGTTCCACGAGCCGAGCGAGCTCGATGGCCTCGGGCGGTTGGTCACGGGCGAGCACGACGGTGACTTCCCGACCCGCCTCCGCCAGGGTTTCGGCCAAGGAGGAGACCAAGGAACCGAGGCCACTGCTCGGGCCGAATCCCGCAAGCTCCGTGGTCGCCAAGCAGATTCGGGGGCGAACCTTGCCGGGAGCGGGAGGGTTGGAGAGGGGAAGGGAGTCCATCAGGGCGACCAGGGTGGGGCGCAGGCGGGGAGCTCAGCGCCGCGGACGGCTGCCGCGCAGGCCGTGTCGGAAGGGAACCAGAGGGAAGAGCCCTGCGCGCGGATGCCTGCGTTCATGCTTTCACCGGGGCGGCTAAGCCCGAAAGAGCATCAGCCGCTGGTTCCGCGGATGGTCCCACTCCCCAATGTAGTGGGGATTCCAGCCGTGCCGGGAGCCGAGCTCCTCCATCTCTTTCCGGGTGTAGGCGAAGTAGCCCAGGGAGTGGCTGGCGCGCGGGTTTGGGCTCGGAGCTGCCGCTTCGAAAAAGGTCGCGTAGAAGACCCCGCCTGGGGCCATGACGCGGCGGAGCTGGGCAAGGCAGCGCTCGAGATCGCGCCGGCAGAGGTGGGTCAAGAGCGATTGCGCTAGCGCCCACTCCGGCCGTCGCGAAAAACGGTGGAAGGCGAAAGAGCCCGAGGCGAGAAGCTCCGGCCGCTTCTCCCGGAGGAGGTCAGATCCCAGCTCTCGCTTGCCCGCTTCCAGGAGGAGAGGTTCCTTGTCGATGCCGAGGTAGTGGCCGGGCTCCAGATAGCGGATGAAGCGGATGCCGCCCCGGAGGCAGCCGCAGCCGACGTCGAGCAGCAGATGCTCGGGCCTGAGCCCCTGATCGACCAGGAAGCGGAACTGGAGCTCGCCAATCTCCTCCCAGAGGCCCCCTACGTACTCCTTGGCCCCGAGAGCCCGGATCCCCTCCGTTCCTTCGGGAGGTAGGTCCTGAGGGAGGCCGACCGCTTGACGCCAGAGGCTTCGCAGGGTGGAGATCGCTTGTTCCCCGAAGCGCATGAAGGGTTCTATACCCGGTGGGGGCAAGGGCGAACAAGGGGATTCCGGCCCATCGAGGAGAGCCAAGAAGGCCATGACTTTTCGCTTGCGGCGCCACCGAAGCCAGAGCAGCATTTTCCTCTTATCCGGATGAAATCCAGCGCTGTCCTGGTCTTGGGCATGCATCGCTGTGGGACGAGCGCCCTGACCCGCTGTCTTGGCCTTCTGGGTGTCGAGCTCGGTTCGGAGATCATCCCTCCGGCCGGTGACAATCCGACCGGCTTTTGGGAGGACGGGAGGTTTGTCGCCCTCAATCAGCGGTTGACCCAGCTCGTGGGAGAGGAGGGGGATCGCTGGTGGGAGCATCTCTTGCCTCCGGAAATTCCGCTCTCCTCCCCTGGGGTCTGCTCCTTGATGGCCGAGGCGGTCGAAGAGATCGAGGGGAGGTTTGCCTCTTCCCCGTGGTGGGCCGTGAAGGACCCGAGGACCCTGCGGGCTTTCCCTTTTTGGGAGGAGGTACTGCGCCGAGCGGGGGTGGAAAGGGAGGTGGTGCTCGCCGTCCGCCATCCGCTCGCCTGCGCGCAATCGCTCCTGCAGCGCAACGGTATTCCCGAGGAGAGGTCTCTGCTGCTCTGGACAAGCCAATATCTGGCGCATTGGCCGCGAGTGGGGGCCAGGCCCTTTCTGGCGGTCGATTACGACCGGCTCCTGGAAGAGCCGGAGCGGGAGCTGCGGCGGCTCTGCGGTCGGCTGGGATTGCCCTGGTCCGAGGCGGCATCAGTGGAGGCGCGCAAGTTCCTCCAACCCGGCCTCCGGCATGCCCGGTTTACCCTCCAGGACCTGAGGGATCGGCCCGGTGTTCCGCCTCTGGTTGTGGAGAGCTTTGAGGCGCTCGAGGAGCTTTGCGCCGATCGCGAGCCGAAGGCGGCTTCTACCCGGATGGCGGCTCTGCACGACGAGTTCCGTCGGACGGTTCCGCTGCTGCGCGCTCTGGAGGTGGAGATCGCGGTCGCACGGCGGTCGGAGCGGGAGCCCTTAGTCTTGGCGATGCGCCGGCTTGTCGAGGCGCGCGAAGCGGAGCTGGCCCGATTGCGGGAGGAGCGGACCCGGTCGGAGCGGGAGCTCTTGGACCTTCGCCGGCTCGCGGAGGCAAACGAAGCGGAGCTTGCCCGGTTGCGTGTACTCCTAGGGGAGCGGGAGCGGGAGCTCGCTCAATGGCAGGAGGAGCGGGCGCGGTCGCGGACTTGGCGATGGGTGGACCGGCTGCGCGGTTGGGAGCGCTCCTTTCGCCGGTGGCGCAAGCTGCGATCCGGTCCGGAACGCTGACCCGCGGCGTGGGAGGGTTCGGTGCCCTCCGCGGGCCTTTTGCCCATGGAAGAAGTGAGGCGAACCAGGGGATCGGGTGCCAC from Methylacidimicrobium sp. B4 includes these protein-coding regions:
- a CDS encoding glycosyltransferase → MDSLPLSNPPAPGKVRPRICLATTELAGFGPSSGLGSLVSSLAETLAEAGREVTVVLARDQPPEAIELARLVELYSRRGVRVTPLPEPSERCFAWPRSSSRAYKTYRWLREHATEFDRVLFCDRGGLGYYALLAKHQGLAFEQLPLGVAIHSPTLRRTLDNAELVEDYEILIADFLERESARLADGVVATSGALLRALQADGWSFPEACHVLPPPFPASLVALRRQDRETLTPEEIVLFGPLESRKRLRLLCDALERLEPSPHGNLRIVFLGPSGRIESEPGRDYLARRAARWPFAWEWLDRMERTEALGYLGKGKRLAIVSSTAQGVPFSAWECAFLGIPFLYFGARGIAEDLPEAERERLVAANPNALAARIRDAWLRGISVPQPPVDPFAVRDEWARWLEGLSSRDGSDQNPERADLPRVTVCLVHHDRPALLSQALDSLRAQDYPNFEVVLVDDGSATQEAAAFLAQIEPEFAKRDWRIIRQPNLYLGAARNRAAREAKGEFLLFMDDDNLAEPHEISTFVRVARHTGAAILTATQRDFEGKERFGGEGRNHYIFAPLGPSLSLGVVFNVFGDANAFVRRDAFEAIGGFREEHGVAFEDWEFFAKAALAGLQLEVVPEPLFWYRRSAEGMFSTSSHFASWLAATSPYIAHLTPRLAESLLLLQGNFRQTDVLRREGETARRERDRVQTLLDQKEAEVHQKEVELHQKKEELREARDELARIQRSRIWHLGLRLRRWEWKLRSIRKALFRG
- a CDS encoding glycosyltransferase — its product is MKRIAVFSLATPDRIAHARVLFAGLARHNPGWERHLFLIDCADGLAGFPDGLACQRSIEELAIPDLSSRFVRYSLMEATNSIKPFGFRRLFAEGFDGVFYLDADIWVLSELREAQEALSQHPLLLTPHLLEPLPQDDLEPTEEAIRRAGSYNGGFLAMRETPETRSFLDWWERRLTYDCLERTCYDQSWLNFVPCFVPKTLILRHPGYNLAYWNLPNRGLSWKKGGVPQCADGRPVRFFHFSGFDWKKPEILSKWDTRSRDQPLPPDLSALIEGYLLALRSEGVERWSRVPARLGLSEGSAIPDFLLDWLRQQPVFGPITRDAGRAGEIEQTLRDFLLLPDKTYPWLPIFLGRTLEALPSLRETFRCGSGSFVQDVAAWFEGVGRSALGFGPLFPSRGWWTQEPPWERHLPELERAWESRASSGKVPSAALAPIRDHLSSLRDQAPEGEDRPESRLGLSEGSAIPDFLLDWLRQQPAFQAAVQAGLQGRDLEEALRDFLLLPDKAYPWLPIFLGRTFDALPGLRETFRCESGFFVQDLATWFESVGRSALGFGPLFPSRGWWTQEPPWETHLRRALERWLRRKRGLLRRATRYWVARGLRNRLLERSREERRPRLSVDQKPRIHVYGHFLQANGVAEAARSTVRALERLGYPYRAIHVPDASGAPELGGPLPLSLPGSDAPIAIVHARCRELRAVLQLHPEIGRFAQLRIAYWSGALEEDPAAAREGASLVDEIWCPSEFDAATLRRSTGKMVRVAGLNADVDAIETRADRSIGIDLGLEGKCVFLVLADFLADPDRENPLLALRAYLRAFPAPSSDRLLLLKVSHVERNPSYFGRLVADASARPDILLLQLMLPRPKFLGLLLASTALLSLHANASFGVSIAEMLSLGKPVVATAYGGNTEIGSPKNMRRVGYRPMEGQRPPEPGGEAPPRVEPLGEEAVPHLQAIYRDWLQGHFRELRPDPGIHERSLAMYAGNLRALERLLPTEPAGHPNRSAP
- a CDS encoding class I SAM-dependent methyltransferase translates to MRFGEQAISTLRSLWRQAVGLPQDLPPEGTEGIRALGAKEYVGGLWEEIGELQFRFLVDQGLRPEHLLLDVGCGCLRGGIRFIRYLEPGHYLGIDKEPLLLEAGKRELGSDLLREKRPELLASGSFAFHRFSRRPEWALAQSLLTHLCRRDLERCLAQLRRVMAPGGVFYATFFEAAAPSPNPRASHSLGYFAYTRKEMEELGSRHGWNPHYIGEWDHPRNQRLMLFRA
- a CDS encoding sulfotransferase family protein; protein product: MKSSAVLVLGMHRCGTSALTRCLGLLGVELGSEIIPPAGDNPTGFWEDGRFVALNQRLTQLVGEEGDRWWEHLLPPEIPLSSPGVCSLMAEAVEEIEGRFASSPWWAVKDPRTLRAFPFWEEVLRRAGVEREVVLAVRHPLACAQSLLQRNGIPEERSLLLWTSQYLAHWPRVGARPFLAVDYDRLLEEPERELRRLCGRLGLPWSEAASVEARKFLQPGLRHARFTLQDLRDRPGVPPLVVESFEALEELCADREPKAASTRMAALHDEFRRTVPLLRALEVEIAVARRSEREPLVLAMRRLVEAREAELARLREERTRSERELLDLRRLAEANEAELARLRVLLGERERELAQWQEERARSRTWRWVDRLRGWERSFRRWRKLRSGPER
- a CDS encoding methyltransferase domain-containing protein; protein product: MRPEPLPESDPRDAFLARVVSGRSFADVGGLWGTVNERVSVAHRLGARALTMIDVAPAEEPRWAAFEERRIQLNLPPVACLSSEVIRLAEGPNPPLFEVVHCSGVLYHIPEPLRLLRALHRITQEHLVLHSLVARGEYALAEGSFRVPDAACLFIPALAGSEQEAVSGHWRRLVADGAVGLTRENPTWRMNDFGPWWWLPRPSALRMLCQIAGFTVLGDAEGWDGNAMTLLLAA